The following are encoded in a window of Vigna unguiculata cultivar IT97K-499-35 chromosome 8, ASM411807v1, whole genome shotgun sequence genomic DNA:
- the LOC114194003 gene encoding lysM domain receptor-like kinase 3 isoform X1: MFLLLITNPMELRKGLLLLFLLLEYVCCNVEAKCLKGCNVALGSYYVNTGMSLDVITPLMKSSVVSNSDDIISYNKDKIFNKNVFYFDRINVPFPCDCISDEFLGHVFEYSAAEGDTYDSIAKVEYADLTTVELLRRFNSYGQNGIPKNAKVNVTVNCSCGNSQVSQDYGLFITYPLRPGNNLHDIANEAHLDAQLLQNYNPGVNFSKESGIVFIPGRDQFGEYVPLHPRNTAGLAKGDVAGISIAGICGLLLLVICIYVKFFKKKEGEKPKLPTENSTAFSTQDASGSAEYEISGSSGTTTAAGLTGIMVAKSMEFTYQELAKATNNFSLENKIGQGGFGAVYYAELRGEKTAIKKMDVQASTEFLCELKVLTHVHHLNLVRLIGYCVEGSLFLVYEHIDNGNLGQYLHGTGKDPLPWSSRVQIALDSARGLEYIHEHTVPVYIHRDVKSANILIDKNFRGKVADFGLTKLIEVGGSTLHTRLVGTFGYMPPEYAQYGDVSPKVDVYAFGVVLYELISAKNAVLKTGEFVAESKGLVALFEEALNQSNPSEAIRKLVDPRLGENYPIDSVLKIAQLGRACTRDNPLLRPSMRSIVVALMTLSSPTEDFEDETASYENQTLINLLSVR, encoded by the exons ATGTTCCTTTTATTGATCACTAATCCAATGGAACTCAGAAAAGGGTTACTGCTGTTGTTTTTGTTGCTGGAGTACGTTTGTTGCAATGTTGAAGCAAAGTGTTTGAAGGGATGTAATGTAGCTTTAGGTTCCTATTATGTGAATACAGGGATGTCCTTGGATGTTATAACACCCTTGATGAAATCAAGCGTTGTGTCCAATTCTGACGATATAATAAGCTACAATAAagacaaaatattcaataaaaatgtcTTCTACTTTGACAGAATCAATGTTCCATTTCCATGTGACTGTATCAGTGATGAGTTTCTGGGGCATGTGTTTGAGTACTCAGCTGCTGAAGGTGACACCTATGATTCGATTGCCAAAGTGGAATATGCCGATCTCACCACTGTTGAGCTTTTGAGGAGATTCAACAGTTATGGCCAAAATGGTATACCAAAAAATGCCAAGGTTAATGTCACGGTTAATTGTTCTTGTGGGAACAGCCAGGTTTCACAAGACTATGGTTTGTTTATTACATATCCACTCAGACCTGGCAATAATTTGCATGATATTGCCAACGAGGCTCATCTTGATGCACAGTTGCTGCAGAATTATAATCCTGGAGTCAATTTCAGCAAAGAGAGTGGGATTGTTTTCATTCCAGGAAGAG ATCAATTTGGAGAGTATGTTCCCTTGCACCCTAG AAACACAG CAGGTCTAGCTAAGGGTGATGTTGCTGGAATATCCATAGCAGGAATATGCGGTCTTCTATTACTAGTAATCTGCATATATGTTAAATTCTTCAAGAAGAAGGAAGGAGAGAAACCTAAATTGCCAACAGAAAATTCTACGGCGTTTTCAACTCAAGATG CCTCTGGAAGTGCAGAATATGAAATTTCAGGATCCAGTGGGACTACTACAGCTGCTGGCCTTACAGGAATTATGGTGGCAAAATCGATGGAGTTCACTTATCAAGAACTAGCAAAGGCTACAAATAACTTCAGTTTGGAGAATAAAATTGGTCAAGGTGGATTTGGAGCTGTGTATTATGCAGAACTGAGAGGCGAG AAAACGGCAATTAAAAAGATGGACGTGCAAGCATCTACTGAATTTCTTTGTGAGTTGAAGGTCTTAACTCACGTTCATCACTTGAATCTG GTGCGTTTGATTGGATATTGCGTTGAAGGATCTCTTTTCCTTGTGTATGAACATATTGACAACGGAAACTTAGGCCAATATTTGCATGGTACAG GGAAAGATCCTTTGCCATGGTCTAGCCGAGTGCAAATTGCTCTAGATTCAGCAAGAGGCCTTGAATATATTCACGAGCACACTGTGCCAGTGTATATCCATCGTGATGTAAAATCtgcaaatatattaatagacaAAAATTTCCGTGGAAAG GTAGCAGATTTTGGCTTGACTAAACTTATTGAAGTTGGAGGGTCCACACTTCACACTCGTCTTGTGGGAACATTTGGATACATGCCACCAGA ATATGCTCAGTATGGTGACGTCTCTCCAAAAGTAGATGTGTACGCTTTTGGAGTGGTTCTGTATGAACTGATTTCTGCAAAGAATGCTGTTCTGAAAACAGGTGAATTTGTTGCTGAATCCAAGGGCCTTGTAGCTTTG TTTGAAGAAGCACTTAATCAGAGTAATCCTTCAGAAGCTATTCGCAAACTGGTGGATCCCAGGCTTGGAGAAAACTATCCAATTGATTCAGTTCTCAAG ATTGCTCAACTTGGGAGAGCTTGTACAAGAGATAATCCACTACTACGCCCAAGTATGAGGTCTATAGTTGTTGCTCTTATGACACTTTCATCACCTACTGAGGATTTTGAGGATGAAACTGCTTCCTACGAAAATCAAACTCTCATAAATCTATTGTCTGTAAGGTGA
- the LOC114195470 gene encoding UPF0481 protein At3g47200-like, translating to MNMEETKWVVQIKEELKSNGISSEHEKEQWQRHSIYKIPSRVTALNKRAYRPQAVSFGPYHHGEEHLKDMEDHKHRALLHFLKRCKKPIELIFHCMDQVVEKLRGSYNPLDEIWMQDSPRFVQMMIVDGCFMLEIMRANDGVPDDYAENDPVFGQHGKLNVVPYIKRDMLMLENQLPFTVLRILIELENDTNQGEELLMKQMLKFFSAGTPEPRTLGKSMHVLDVYRKSLIYQGPTHRTRVSKPKRRRRFHGDDEIIRSATELQDAGIRFMKSRTHSLGDISFGGGVLRLPTLVVDDTTEYMFLNLIAFERLHAEAGNDVTSYIFFMDTIVDSEMDVALLHRNGILVNALGSDKAVAKLFNSLSRDIAVDPHGVLDVVRMSMSNYCKKPWNMWRANLIHTYFRNPWAIVSLVAAVFLFALTIVQTVYTIA from the exons ATGAACATGGAAGAAACAAAGTGGGTGGTCCAAATCAAGGAGGAGCTCAAGAGCAATGGTATCTCTTCAGAGCATGAGAAGGAACAATGGCAGAGACATTCCATATACAAGATTCCTTCAAGAGTCACTGCATTGAACAAAAGGGCGTACAGGCCTCAAGCAGTGTCATTTGGTCCTTATCATCATGGTGAAGAGCATTTGAAGGACATGGAAGATCACAAGCATCGAGCTCTGCTCCATTTTCTCAAGAGGTGCAAAAAGCCAATTGAGCTTATCTTCCACTGCATGGACCAAGTGGTTGAAAAGTTGAGAGGCTCGTACAATCCACTGGATGAAATCTGGATGCAGGACAGCCCAAGGTTCGTGCAGATGATGATTGTTGATGGGTGTTTCATGTTGGAGATCATGAGAGCCAATGATGGTGTTCCTGATGATTATGCAGAAAACGATCCTGTGTTTGGACAACACGGGAAACTGAATGTGGTGCCATATATCAAACGTGACATGCTTATGCTCGAGAATCAGCTTCCCTTCACGGTTCTTCGTATATTGATTGAGCTTGAGAATGACACAAACCAG GGAGAAGAGTTACTGATGAAGCAAATGTTGAAGTTCTTCTCCGCAGGGACACCCGAACCAAGAACCCTAGGCAAATCCATGCACGTGTTGGACGTCTACAGAAAAAGCCTCATCTACCAAGGACCCACTCACCGAACGCGCGTCTCCAAACCAAAACGCAGAAGAAGGTTCCACGGCGACGACGAGATCATCCGCTCCGCAACAGAGCTCCAGGATGCCGGAATCCGCTTCATGAAAAGCCGCACACACAGCCTCGGCGACATCTCCTTCGGCGGCGGCGTGCTTCGGCTGCCAACCCTAGTGGTGGACGACACCACCGAGTACATGTTCCTGAACCTCATCGCCTTCGAGCGGTTACACGCGGAAGCAGGAAATGACGTCACCTCGTACATATTCTTCATGGACACCATCGTCGACAGCGAGATGGACGTGGCGCTTCTCCACCGAAACGGGATTCTGGTGAACGCTCTCGGCAGCGACAAGGCGGTTGCGAAACTGTTCAACTCGCTTTCGAGGGACATTGCTGTGGATCCGCATGGAGTGTTAGATGTGGTGAGGATGAGCATGAGTAACTACTGCAAGAAACCATGGAACATGTGGCGCGCCAATCTCATCCACACCTACTTCAGAAACCCTTGGGCTATTGTGTCCCTTGTTGCTGCGGTTTTTCTCTTCGCTCTTACCATTGTTCAGACCGTTTACACCATTGCTTAG
- the LOC114194413 gene encoding LOW QUALITY PROTEIN: uncharacterized protein LOC114194413 (The sequence of the model RefSeq protein was modified relative to this genomic sequence to represent the inferred CDS: inserted 1 base in 1 codon) — protein sequence MDFELRRAREKLEKEQRERKERARLKVLKEKKAKEEAQKQKEALEAVQRSRRIDAVQAQLKADQQMQENLLAGRGIVFYRLLEAVPYQGGGDKIKLPPSCFTELSDQGAFDKGPLYFQLSLVHKESSSSIQDIDKEKQGTTHSGVLEFTADEGSVGLPPHVWNNLFSEGTQESPLVEIRYVWLPKGTYAKLQPERVGFSDLPNHKAILETSLRQHATLSQGDILTVNYGELAYKLRVLELKPSSSVSVLETDIEVDIVDPDTSSEKTDEHVLMPLSFGMSQFGTVEEGKFVYYKFSIDNNVIWEKLSSGNSCIEVKLESETGGXDTDLFISKHPLIFPTRHQHEWSSHDIGSKTLILSSRDESLGVGTYSIGIYGFKGVTNYKISVVVQDNFNQKVGQQASSSVSSMEMDTEQCRNCKHYIPTRTIALHEAYCRRHIVVCQRAGCGVVLRIEEFNNHVHCDRCGQAFQQVELEKHMKVFHEPLHCPCGITLEKEQMVEHQASVCPLRLITCRFCGDMVQAGNSAMDVRDRLRGLSEHESVCGSRTAPCDSCGRSVMLKDMDIHQIAVHQKG from the exons ATGGATTTTGAACTGAGAAGAGCAAGAGAAAAGCTAGAGAAAGAACAGAGGGAGAGGAAGGAAAGAGCGAGGTTGAAAGTGCTGAAGGAAAAAAAGGCCAAAGAAGAGGCTCAGAAGCAAAAGGAAGCCCTCGAAGCAGTTCAAAGATCTCGTCGTATTGATGCGGTACAAGCGCAACTAAAG GCTGACCAACAGATGCAAGAAAACCTACTTGCTGGCAGAGGAATAGTGTTTTATAGACTACTAGAGGCTGTACCCTATCAAGGTGGTGGAGATAAGATCAAGCTTCCCCCTTCTTGCTTCACCGAACTGTCTGATCAGGGCGCTTTTGATAAGGGACCCTTATACTTTCAATTGTCATTAGTTCACAAGGAAAGTTCTTCAAGCATCCAAGATATTGATAAAGAGAAACAAGGGACCACCCATTCAGGAGTTTTAGAATTCACTGCTGATGAAGGTTCAGTGGGTCTTCCTCCTCATGTttggaataatttattttctgaagGCACACAGGAGTCTCCATTAGTTGAAATCCGCTATGTTTGGCTTCCAAAAGGGACATATGCAAAACTTCAACCTGAAAGAGTAGGATTTTCTGACTTGCCAAATCATAAGGCTATCCTTGAAACATCTCTTCGGCAGCATGCTACCCTTTCTCAAGGTGACATTCTAACTGTAAACTATGGAGAACTTGCATACAAATTAAGGGTCCTGGAGTTAAAACCTTCTTCAAGTGTATCTGTTTTAGAAACTGATATTGAAGTTGACATAGTTGATCCTGATACATCTTCAGAAAAGACAGATGAACATGTTTTAATGCCACTTTCATTTGGAATGTCACAGTTTGGAACAGTAGAAGAAGGAAAGTTtgtgtattataaattttccataGACAATAATGTCATATGGGAGAAACTATCTTCTGGGAATTCTTGTATTGAGGTAAAACTAGAATCAGAGACTGGTG GGGACACTGATCTTTTTATCTCTAAACATCCTCTCATATTCCCTACACGACACCAGCATGAATGGTCATCTCATGATATTGGCTCAAAGACTTTGATTCTTAGCTCTAGAGATGAAAGCTTGGGTGTGGGAACTTACAGCATTGGTATCTATGGCTTCAAGGGAGTGACTAACTATAAAATATCAGTAGTGGTCCAGGATAACTTCAACCAAAAAGTTGGTCAGCAAGCATCATCTTCTGTGTCATCTATGGAAATGGATACTGAACAATGTAGGAACTGCAAGCATTATATACCCACTAGGACTATTGCACTGCATGAAGCCTACTGTAGGAGGCACATTGTTGTATGTCAGCGTGCAGGCTGTGGAGTTGTTCTTAGGATTGAAGAGTTCAATAACCACGTTCACTGTGACAGATGTGGTCAGGCATTCCAGCAGGTAGAATTAGAAAAGCACATGAAAGTTTTTCATGAGCCACTTCACTGCCCGTGTGGAATAACCCTCGAGAAAGAGCAAATG GTGGAGCATCAAGCTTCGGTTTGCCCCCTGCGTCTTATTACATGCCGGTTTTGTGGTGATATGGTTCAAGCTGGGAATTCTGCCATGGATGTCCGTGACAGATTAAGAGGTTTGTCAGAGCATGAGAGTGTTTGTGGTTCCAGGACTGCGCCCTGTGATTCTTGTGGGCGTTCCGTGATGTTGAAGGACATGGACATTCACCAAATTGCTGTTCACCAAAAAGGCTAA
- the LOC114194003 gene encoding lysM domain receptor-like kinase 3 isoform X2, with the protein MFLLLITNPMELRKGLLLLFLLLEYVCCNVEAKCLKGCNVALGSYYVNTGMSLDVITPLMKSSVVSNSDDIISYNKDKIFNKNVFYFDRINVPFPCDCISDEFLGHVFEYSAAEGDTYDSIAKVEYADLTTVELLRRFNSYGQNGIPKNAKVNVTVNCSCGNSQVSQDYGLFITYPLRPGNNLHDIANEAHLDAQLLQNYNPGVNFSKESGIVFIPGRDQFGEYVPLHPRNTGLAKGDVAGISIAGICGLLLLVICIYVKFFKKKEGEKPKLPTENSTAFSTQDASGSAEYEISGSSGTTTAAGLTGIMVAKSMEFTYQELAKATNNFSLENKIGQGGFGAVYYAELRGEKTAIKKMDVQASTEFLCELKVLTHVHHLNLVRLIGYCVEGSLFLVYEHIDNGNLGQYLHGTGKDPLPWSSRVQIALDSARGLEYIHEHTVPVYIHRDVKSANILIDKNFRGKVADFGLTKLIEVGGSTLHTRLVGTFGYMPPEYAQYGDVSPKVDVYAFGVVLYELISAKNAVLKTGEFVAESKGLVALFEEALNQSNPSEAIRKLVDPRLGENYPIDSVLKIAQLGRACTRDNPLLRPSMRSIVVALMTLSSPTEDFEDETASYENQTLINLLSVR; encoded by the exons ATGTTCCTTTTATTGATCACTAATCCAATGGAACTCAGAAAAGGGTTACTGCTGTTGTTTTTGTTGCTGGAGTACGTTTGTTGCAATGTTGAAGCAAAGTGTTTGAAGGGATGTAATGTAGCTTTAGGTTCCTATTATGTGAATACAGGGATGTCCTTGGATGTTATAACACCCTTGATGAAATCAAGCGTTGTGTCCAATTCTGACGATATAATAAGCTACAATAAagacaaaatattcaataaaaatgtcTTCTACTTTGACAGAATCAATGTTCCATTTCCATGTGACTGTATCAGTGATGAGTTTCTGGGGCATGTGTTTGAGTACTCAGCTGCTGAAGGTGACACCTATGATTCGATTGCCAAAGTGGAATATGCCGATCTCACCACTGTTGAGCTTTTGAGGAGATTCAACAGTTATGGCCAAAATGGTATACCAAAAAATGCCAAGGTTAATGTCACGGTTAATTGTTCTTGTGGGAACAGCCAGGTTTCACAAGACTATGGTTTGTTTATTACATATCCACTCAGACCTGGCAATAATTTGCATGATATTGCCAACGAGGCTCATCTTGATGCACAGTTGCTGCAGAATTATAATCCTGGAGTCAATTTCAGCAAAGAGAGTGGGATTGTTTTCATTCCAGGAAGAG ATCAATTTGGAGAGTATGTTCCCTTGCACCCTAG AAACACAG GTCTAGCTAAGGGTGATGTTGCTGGAATATCCATAGCAGGAATATGCGGTCTTCTATTACTAGTAATCTGCATATATGTTAAATTCTTCAAGAAGAAGGAAGGAGAGAAACCTAAATTGCCAACAGAAAATTCTACGGCGTTTTCAACTCAAGATG CCTCTGGAAGTGCAGAATATGAAATTTCAGGATCCAGTGGGACTACTACAGCTGCTGGCCTTACAGGAATTATGGTGGCAAAATCGATGGAGTTCACTTATCAAGAACTAGCAAAGGCTACAAATAACTTCAGTTTGGAGAATAAAATTGGTCAAGGTGGATTTGGAGCTGTGTATTATGCAGAACTGAGAGGCGAG AAAACGGCAATTAAAAAGATGGACGTGCAAGCATCTACTGAATTTCTTTGTGAGTTGAAGGTCTTAACTCACGTTCATCACTTGAATCTG GTGCGTTTGATTGGATATTGCGTTGAAGGATCTCTTTTCCTTGTGTATGAACATATTGACAACGGAAACTTAGGCCAATATTTGCATGGTACAG GGAAAGATCCTTTGCCATGGTCTAGCCGAGTGCAAATTGCTCTAGATTCAGCAAGAGGCCTTGAATATATTCACGAGCACACTGTGCCAGTGTATATCCATCGTGATGTAAAATCtgcaaatatattaatagacaAAAATTTCCGTGGAAAG GTAGCAGATTTTGGCTTGACTAAACTTATTGAAGTTGGAGGGTCCACACTTCACACTCGTCTTGTGGGAACATTTGGATACATGCCACCAGA ATATGCTCAGTATGGTGACGTCTCTCCAAAAGTAGATGTGTACGCTTTTGGAGTGGTTCTGTATGAACTGATTTCTGCAAAGAATGCTGTTCTGAAAACAGGTGAATTTGTTGCTGAATCCAAGGGCCTTGTAGCTTTG TTTGAAGAAGCACTTAATCAGAGTAATCCTTCAGAAGCTATTCGCAAACTGGTGGATCCCAGGCTTGGAGAAAACTATCCAATTGATTCAGTTCTCAAG ATTGCTCAACTTGGGAGAGCTTGTACAAGAGATAATCCACTACTACGCCCAAGTATGAGGTCTATAGTTGTTGCTCTTATGACACTTTCATCACCTACTGAGGATTTTGAGGATGAAACTGCTTCCTACGAAAATCAAACTCTCATAAATCTATTGTCTGTAAGGTGA
- the LOC114195149 gene encoding uncharacterized protein LOC114195149 translates to MKTVPRPSPQPQSQPSRGGARPQVAGRVYAVTSAEAARSGNLIIGSCVIAGRSLHVLVVELGLPVKELQYDLVVSTPASGLVRTSTVCARCKIEVEGHEYRVDKAIKEGSQCFLILTQLSVETEDGPMEAPVVGDFLDVFPEDVPGLPPTREIEFSIDLVPGVGPVSIAPYRMAPAELVELKKQIEELLEK, encoded by the exons atgaagaCAGTGCCGAGGCCTTCACCACAGCCTCAGTCACAGCCATCGAGGGGAGGTGCGAGGCCACAGGTGGCGGGTCGGGTGTACGCTGTCACTAGTGCCGAGGCAGCTAGATCAGGTAACCTCATCATCGGGTCTTGTGTGATAGCTGGTAGGAGCTTGCATGTTCT AGTGGTGGAATTGGGTCTTCCGGTGAAGGAGCTCCAGTATGACCTGGTGGTGTCCACACCTGCTTCTGGGTTGGTCAGAACCTCGACCGTGTGTGCTAGGTGCAAGATCGAGGTTGAGGGGCATGAGTACAGG GTggacaaggcaataaaggaaggGTCTCAATGCTTCTTGATTCTGACTCAGTTATCCGTGGAGACTGAGGATGGACCCATGGAGGCGCCTGTAGTGGGGGATTTCTTAGATGTGTTTCCTGAGGATGTGCCTGGCCTACCCCCTACTAGGGAGATAGAGTTCTCCATTGACCTGGTGCCAGGAGTAGGGCCAGTGTCCATAGCACCCTACAGAATGGCTCCTGCTGAGCTAGTGGAGTTGAAGAAACAGATTGAAGAGCTACtagaaaaatag
- the LOC114195148 gene encoding receptor-like protein 7: MGCFQLAYVIFHLLLLNFPSYTSLCNHHDKSSLLQFKNSINVNTSHYYSWLDVCSSSSSKTESWTNGTYCCQWNGITCDKSGHVIGLDLSCSHLQGQIHPNSTIFSLKHLQQLNLAYNDFSGSSLSSGIGDLVNLVHLNLSYTVIKGDVPSTISHLSKLVSLDLSNNWGSVDDPMPMYLSIRIDAYTWNKLITNATKLREIHLDGIDMSSIRQNSLSLLTNLSSTLISLSLSSTNLQGKFPSGILCLPNLQKIDLSSNEGLRGELPKSNLSTLMRYLDLSDTSFSGEIPNSIGQSKSFNYINLGGCKFDGLIPSSLFHLTQLSLLELSDNGLVGMIPSTITQFPKLRTLGLAGNKLNGTIPSWCYSLPSLSRLYLNDNQFTGSVGEFSTYSLEYLYLSNNNLQGDFPNSIFELENLVDLRLSSNNLTALVDSHQFSKLKNLILLDLSHNAFISINFDNSADILPNLRLLYLSSCNISTFPKFLANLQNMEELDLSNNKIRGSIPQGFLEQLLHWKNIETIDLSFNKLQGDLPIPPSGTEDFLISNNELSGDISSKICKASSLRILNLAHNNLSGHIPQCLGTFPSLEVLDLQVNNLYGNIPQNFLEENAFETIKLNGNKLKGPLPQSLARCTKLQVLDFGNNDIEDTFPHWLETLQELQVLSLRSNKFHGVITCLGTEHPFPMLKIFDVSDNNFSGPLPASYFKNFEGMKNVSDNKKSGSLYMGTHGLYNDSIVVVMKGRHMELERILTAFTTIDLSDNMFEGEIPEVIGELISLRGLNISHNGITGTIPQSLSSLRNLEWLDLSWNQLKGEIPMALSSLNFLAALNLSQNQFEGVIPRGGQFNTFENDSYAGNPMLCGIPLSKPCNEDKKWSPISTVDHEESGFGWKTVTVGYACGMLFGVILGCHLFFTGKPQWLATLVEVVLNVRLIKTNGINLVNR, translated from the coding sequence ATGGGGTGCTTTCAATTGGCATATGTTATATTCCATTTGCTGCTTCTCAATTTTCCTTCTTACACTTCTTTATGTAACCATCATGATAAATCTTCTTTGTTACAATTCAAAAACTCAATTAATGTCAACACTTCACATTATTATTCATGGCTTGATGTttgttcctcttcttcctccaaGACAGAATCTTGGACAAATGGAACATATTGTTGTCAGTGGAATGGAATCACGTGCGACAAGTCTGGTCACGTGATTGGTCTTGACCTTAGCTGCAGTCATCTTCAAGGTCAAATTCATCCCAATAGCACCATCTTTAGCTTAAAGCATCTTCAACAACTCAACCTAGCCTACAATGATTTTTCTGGGTCTTCATTATCTTCTGGAATCGGTGACCTTGTGAATCTAGTGCATCTAAATTTATCATACACCGTAATTAAAGGTGATGTTCCCTCCACAATCTCTCACTTGTCAAAGTTAGTATCACTTGATCTCAGTAACAACTGGGGATCAGTTGATGATCCTATGCCCATGTACTTGTCTATCAGAATTGATGCATACACTTGGAACAAACTCATTACCAATGCAACTAAGTTAAGAGAGATTCATTTAGATGGCATAGACATGTCTTCTATAAGACAGAACTCTTTGTCATTGCTAACCAATCTATCTTCCACTTTGATCTCTCTTAGTCTCTCAAGCACCAACTTACAAGGGAAATTCCCAAGTGGAATACTTTGTTTACCAAATCTTCAAAAGATAGATCTTTCATCCAATGAAGGGCTAAGAGGTGAACTTCCAAAATCTAACTTGAGCACTCTGATGAGGTACTTGGATCTCTCTGACACTTCTTTCTCAGGAGAAATTCCTAACTCCATAGGCCAATCCAAGTCTTTTAACTATATCAATCTTGGTGGTTGCAAATTTGATGGATTGATTCCCTCATCATTGTTTCATCTAACTCAACTTTCTCTTTTAGAGTTATCAGATAATGGGTTAGTTGGCATGATTCCATCTACAATCACTCAATTTCCAAAATTACGCACTCTAGGATTAGCTGGTAACAAGTTAAATGGGACAATTCCAAGTTGGTGTTATTCTCTACCCTCCTTATCACGGTTGTATCTCAATGACAACCAGTTCACGGGCTCAGTTGGTGAATTCTCAACCTATTCTTTAGAGTATTTGTATCTCTCTAATAACAATCTGCAAGGTGATTTTCCAAATTCAATATTTGAATTGGAAAATCTTGTCGACTTGCGTTTGTCATCAAACAACTTGACAGCTCTTGTGGACTCTCACCaattttcaaagttaaaaaatctaattttgctTGATCTTTCTCACAATGCTTTTATCTCTATCAACTTCGATAACAGTGCTGATATCTTACCCAACCTTcgattattatatttatcctCGTGTAACATAAGTACTTTTCCAAAATTCTTAGCAAATCTTCAAAATATGGAAGAATTGGATCTGTCTAATAACAAAATTCGTGGAAGCATTCCCCAAGGATTTCTTGAGCAGCTCTTGCACTGGAAGAACATTGAAACTATTGATCTGAGTTTTAACAAGCTGCAGGGAGATCTTCCAATTCCACCCAGTGGCACAGAAGATTTTCTAATCTCAAATAATGAGCTAAGTGGTGACATTTCTTCAAAAATTTGCAAGGCAAGCTCTCTCCGTATACTCAACTTGGCTCATAACAACTTATCAGGTCACATTCCACAATGCCTGGGAACATTCCCTTCTCTTGAAGTGTTAGATTTGCAAGTGAACAACCTTTACGGAAACATACCACAGAACTTTCTTGAGGAAAATGCATTTGAGACAATAAAGTTGAATGGAAACAAGCTCAAAGGACCATTACCACAGTCTTTGGCTCGCTGCACAAAGCTCCAAGTTTTGGACTTTGGAAACAATGACATTGAGGATACATTTCCCCATTGGTTGGAAACTCTCCAAGAGTTACAAGTACTTAGTCTACGGTCAAATAAATTTCATGGTGTCATCACTTGTTTGGGTACTGAGCATCCATTTCCcatgttgaaaatatttgatgTATCTGATAACAACTTCAGTGGCCCTTTGCCAGCATCATACTTCAAGAACTTTGAAGGAATGAAGAACGTGAGTGACAACAAAAAAAGTGGTTCGCTATATATGGGTACTCATGGATTATACAATGATTCCATAGTGGTCGTAATGAAAGGTCGACACATGGAGCTAGAGAGGATATTGACTGCTTTCACAACTATTGATTTATCAGACAACATGTTCGAAGGAGAAATTCCAGAAGTTATTGGAGAATTGATTTCTCTTAGAGGGCTTAACATTTCCCACAATGGAATCACTGGTACCATCCCACAGTCTTTGAGTAGTTTGAGAAATTTGGAATGGTTGGATCTCTCATGGAACCAGTTGAAGGGTGAGATTCCAATGGCCTTGAGTAGTTTGAATTTTCTGGCGGCGTTGAACCTTTCACAGAACCAGTTTGAGGGAGTGATACCTAGAGGTGGACAATTTAACACATTTGAGAATGATTCTTATGCTGGAAACCCAATGTTGTGTGGAATACCTTTGTCAAAACCATGCAATGAGGATAAAAAATGGTCACCAATTTCAACAGTTGATCATGAAGAATCAGGATTTGGGTGGAAAACTGTGACAGTGGGATATGCATGTGGGATGCTTTTCGGAGTCATCTTGGGTTGTCATTTATTCTTCACTGGAAAACCTCAGTGGCTTGCCACACTTGTTGAAGTTGTGTTGAATGTAAGACTGATAAAAACAAATGGTATAAACCTTGTAAATCGCTGA